In the genome of Aedes aegypti strain LVP_AGWG chromosome 2, AaegL5.0 Primary Assembly, whole genome shotgun sequence, the window TGAGGATAaaccaatatttaaaaaaaatatgaaatccgctgataaaatctaagaaatttgagaaataaacTTAGAATGGCGACATGAGAAatgttaaattaaaaacatctacCCATGTAGCGAAACAAGTAGTAAAGCAGTTGTTGAATTCTAACtatgtaaaacaaaattttacttGTCAGCTTATATCTTAATTGTTATTTGTCGCTAAAGAAATCAAAATCCACCCTGTCGTCCAATTGCCtacaaaaatatcaagtaaACTACCTGTGTAACTAATTGTTGAACtccagaaatgttttttttttgtctcctaAGGTCTTTGAAGTCAATTTAAGAAGAAGATGAaccgaagccaaatctcaaccCTTCATAAACACAAACCCAAAGAACCAATCAACCACTAACGCCGGAACCCTGACGGATTGGTCATCAGCGAGTGACAAATCGATCAAGCCCTCAGCCTGAGCGGCTGTCCAGCTCTCCAGATATGTGCTACCACAGAACTGAAGCCCGGCATCAATCCATCTCCTCCTTAATACCCCCATTGTCAAAAGcaaacaataataattattgTTATAATTATTAGTGTAACGCAGAGCCCAACCACACCCACCCTTGCGTAACATATTTTGCTTAGGAATGGTtttacagcatagctgagcctttcggttAATAAAACCAATgcgtagaatttttttttaagacactctgtgctcgtggccactactgtgccggaatcagttgatctgtagcttcttctttaccgatacagatctattttcaacttatctatatttacatcttattttcactctctactctctactctactctactctctTCACTCCCTACTCtgttactctcacaccgagcaggtaggagagagctctgttgttagtgaggctagctgcctgtgaagagggtcagtttgtctcagtcaccatctgatactgacggaggatagatgtgctccccaaagcacggtcctccgtgaggcgtcttctggtggctggacgggtttttttgtggaggggctgggaatcgaacccatgaccttccgcttatgaagcgaaagcgtaacctcaagcagggtgtctactcgtttactgaaatgaaattccctgatatttccaggttttttccaggtcaTAAGAAATAACTCCAGGCTCAAGAAAAACTCTTAAATACTAAtgattattgaattatgaattttgaatgaattggAATTCATTTCTAAGGTCTTAAATGGCTTGAAAACACTTgaataaaaaaagatttctttagttctttagtgattatttcccaaggaatttcatTTTAGAAACCTCAAGAATACAATGTGCATTTTTCGAAGGAGAACCACAGAAAACACCTCAgagatttcattagaaattcctccaaaaatttcccaACGAAGTCTTAAGTCCTCCAGACTTTTATTTAATACCCgtttagaacaaaaaaaaaggtatTTTCTCCGGAAAGCACCACTGGGTCTTTCTTAAAATTCCCTACAATATTGTTTTTCGGGATATCTTTTACATttcaacttgaaatttctctatgGATATTTTCtccagggtttgacggtgccaaagtagaaggtgcaccataataatacccgtctgtgagacatatcaccttcccaatactttggcacacctctaacggttcatgattttcatggaacggctgcattcaggtggaggatctgttaatatgtttcggcatattatcaggtcctcttcgaacggagggaccgccagggctcagtagttacttataaaccagtgctggttttTGATGTTTCAGTTCGTTTACACAAGCtttagcatcctttgtactaatcagtaatggtggttaagtttcaaAGCTAACGTATGATCAATTGtgttataatgcaacataaaaatggatgtttggtAGGATTGTGCGTTGCACTCGTggttttaaaatagttttgttaaaaactcATATATAATAACACTAATATGAACCCTCAGTGGTACGTCCGTTTATCTATGCTACTAGTTTAATGATGGTTATAATACATtctgcaatcatttctctgaatatataAACTATTGCCATTCATAATAAAAGAGTtcataatgacagcgagtgcagtaaaatttttcgaagtgattttatttttctactgtaactttcttgatcgtagtgctaaatcgtagtttgataattttttaattatttagttATGATAACAGAAGGTAAATGGTAACAAAAATGAATTATAATGCAAGTAGTGTGAtgtgattttgataaaaattgtagCTGTGAAAGTgaagtgatataatggaaagtatacATATAGGatgtgtattacgaaagttaaTGAGTGATAATAGTGATAGTGTTATAAACAAAAGCGACGACAGCAAAAGTGTGGTAATTATGTGACAGTGACTGATGAAATggaatggggaatgaggacctttcagttaaactatttcgttcttcattTCAACCACTTTAGTAGCATTTCAAGTCTTATCATAGTTTTATACTATTCTGGAATACTAGACTacaaaactacggcaagggtTGATTGCTGCTAgagtacacagtgaccatttgaacaacattgcttaggaacgtctgtgtgatgaatgtaatagaggcttataaaagcaaatgttgggcaggagcttagggcagattaaaagtcccagtactacccctatcgctactgacaaaaaaaacttgaaatttctctatgGATACTTTCTGGATGTACCCTagagattttttaaggaattactccagtattttttttttcccaagtaagtcttcaaatattttttcaggcatttaaaaaaaaatatctccaaaacaaattgaaattattatttaaaatagTGTCCTTAAACGTGCTGTCCGAATATCCTACACATTCCATTGAATAATTTACACTTAGTGTGTTTAATTTGTGTGTAGTactgttttttcatgaaattttttcagaaattttatataaatctttgataaaaatCTGGACGAGTAATATTTAAGAAGAAGACCTAAAGTAAACTTTGATGAAGCTTGTGTAAGGTTTACAAGAAGAAAAcagaaatcaaaaatcaaaaacaaaaatcaatcgaatagtTTTTTTGAATTCTAATTCCTTGAATAACATCGgaaggaatttccaaagaagtTTGTGTAAAAACGATTGGAGTAATCACTGGAAAATTTGCAGTGGTGTTGAGTGGAGTGGAACCTTAAATAAACTTAAGAAGATTCCAAGGTATTCTATTCGAAAAATTCATTAGGAAAcgtttggatgaaatgctgaagaaactCATAGAAAAATCTATAGGAGCATTATGATGAATCTATATGAATCGAATAACCTCTCGAGAAACTGTAGGTGCAATTCCTGGAAGTAACCATGGATGAAATCTTAAGGAATTCACATGAAATAGCGTAGGAATTCTTGTGGGGTTTCTtggtaaaatttcttcaaaactatgGAATAAATCTTTGTGGgttttcttgatgaaatttctgtgtatgaatctttggaaaattttttagAGCAACAAACTAGaggaatcgattgaagaatTAATGCATAGCTTGGgatagttttcgaaaaaataaatcaaagaaaTAAATGAAGAAATTACGGGAGCACAatcaggagaaattcctctaagcatccttCGAAAAGtcgctggatgaatttctgggatAATTGGTAGAGAGAACTCTATAAGAGAACATCTTTGAAAGTATtccaaatctcttggaattactgggatatttcttgaagcttttcctcaATCTTTTACATTAATCAATTACACTGCGAATTATTTTCTTTgtttcaagcatcaaaatactgcTATTCACTTAAAATAGAGTTAATGAAACCaatattttctagttttttgagatattgggtGTTGAAATGCATTGTAGAACGACTACAGTCATCTTACATGCAAGAACCAGCTTATATGAAGATTTATTTGCTTAGTTTACTAcagaatttaaatttaatgtattagagaatacaattaaaaaaaatcataatactttcaaagctcaaaagttatttgttgatgttttagaaaagtatGGTATCCTGCCTTATAATAGGAACGAGAAATTTTGTGTGACGAAGGCGGCATATTTATCGATTTATTCGTGCATTCAAACCTAATTGAATCCTACATAATCCTATTCTGATGATtgttggtggattagatcactatATACCAATCATAGTGTAACTTTCAACATTAAAAAACCAgcattttatacaactttgaggacccgtagctcaaaattgtaatgttctggaacatttttgaaatcagcCTCAAATTGACCAAATTGACTAGGCACATgatttgatctttgagacacgcaaaaatgttatcTTTGTTAAGCTGTGTAATATTACTGTtacctttgaaaattttaataatgcAGATTCATAACCTGCAACAAACAGACATTTTTTCCGGAACTACGAATAATCGATGATTTTAGTACTTTCTGATAAATACCTATATGCTGAATTATTTGAAAGCATTTCACGGGAAACTTTCAAGTTTATTAATGAACTGACTCGTACAAGTAGAATTTGAAGCGGCGCGGCcgaaattttttatattaaataaaATGTGCAAAAATAGTTTCGAAATAGTTAATCGTGGACATATTCAACCATGAAttactgtttcaaaattatttccctgAGTTTggccaaaattccctgagaattccaggttttttccaggttgaataaaattccctgagaattccaggttttccaggtttttctaggtagtagacaccctgtcaaGGCTACAGGCCCTCCTATGTgtagaaataatttgtttcgaaattgtccgcgtggtcttgtAATAACTCCATTAGAAAAGAATCAACTATTACCATACATACCAAacgctcgccatgaccctatgacgtaacttttgtatatgtatagacttagctgatgtggctcaTTAAAAaagtagttctttcactcattgattttcCTTGTCAAATATAGAAAATTTATGGTATCAGATTCATTACTGCAGTGAAGGTGCTTTGTGTTTATTGAGCATGATTATTTTATTCTGTTTATCAAGTGAAAAATTaatatcaaggccagaattcccagagAGTGAAATACTTCATAGTACTACAACACCATAGGAGAACACATAACATCACCTAGTCAAAGAACGGCATTTTGTCTTATTATTTGAGTGGATGCTACTGATcgccctttgctcctatccgcaacctggtgcacgcgccctgttgggttGCGagaacctcgtagaagattacaatcCGTCATTGGCCTTTTTCACATACtaacccacattgcacattcaagggtctgattgtgctcctaacccaccctcagtttgttATCTTCTCACCAGCTTGAAATTATATCACAGAccaacagacgtaacacttagaacacaTCCCGATCAAtatcatgtacgcccaatgctaaaattggtgtgtttggccgacaggcctacaggtggcggtagtgtgtaaacgtcaaacacgaactaAAACGaagcgagcgctgcgggtggttgattggccacctaccatatttttaaatcgaccgttaaaaaggtgatcgATGGACTATGGTGAGattgtgacgtctgtttgtctgtgattataTTTTCCTGGAGTATAAATGGTTTCGATGAATGATAACCGTATTATGAAGTAGTTTGAATAGGATCACTAAATcagaatacaaaaaaatctgatagcaaCAACAACTTTGCCATTGTTTCGAATATCATGCAGCCTCTAATCAGCACTACAAAATACAGCGATCAAATATCTAAAaccatcgctccctggaaaacaTAATTCTAAGCCCAGGGGTTTtctgtttttaagattttatgaAGAATTATAAGAGAAAAACAACTACTACGTTGGTCCCTCTAATCTAAGTTATTCGACCGGAATTCTCCGACATATTAGTCCCCAATAAAAAGTGTCAGGCGAATGAATCGAATTTCTTACCTAGGGCTTTCTCAAATTTACAAAGAACGCGCTTTTGAATTTCCCATCAGCTCACCTTGGTCTTGTTATTGGTAGCTCTCCATCTGGACCCGTCACATCGAAATGATGGACCATTTTAACCACCATCGTCATCAACTGCCTATTCATCCCGTTAGCCTTTAGTCACTTCCCTTACTCAGTCCAACGGTGGCAACATCCGGGATTGGTACACACATAGTACAGTCTCATTTCTTCTTCAGCTCGTCGGGTCTGTGCCTGGAAAAATACCGCTTCCCGGTGGGTGCACTTGGGGCAGGCATGTTCTTCCGTCCGGGGCAGCGTCGGGTCCGATATCACGTCCGGTACGATGTGGGTCAATTCGCTAAAAAAAGGGGAAAGGATTTGTTCGAGGTTATGTTTTCGCGGGCGGGACTACGCTATGACCAAGGGAACTTACTCAATTTCGTGCATAATTTTGTTCACGTAAATGCAATTGGAGTCGGCTTC includes:
- the LOC5572447 gene encoding DNA-directed RNA polymerase II subunit RPB9 encodes the protein MTFDAATHDDGPGFVGIRFCQECNNMLYPKEDKENKVLLYACRNCDYKQEADSNCIYVNKIMHEIDELTHIVPDVISDPTLPRTEEHACPKCTHREAVFFQAQTRRAEEEMRLYYVCTNPGCCHRWTE